The proteins below are encoded in one region of Polynucleobacter sp. AP-Nino-20-G2:
- a CDS encoding response regulator transcription factor → MTKVGHIYLIDDDESMRTSLSRMLKEVGYIVEDFSSALTFLAHSIPVSPAVILLDMQMPDMTGIDLQEKLLQMGRKTPIIFVSGQSHPHQIVKGLKKGALDFLFKPFNLEDLLKAVADAVEFDKRQLKRVSKEVETKKDYATLTPREKEVCFWLVKGLLNKDIAVKLGTTDATIKVHKARVMDKMHVESVQTLVAKYLESDLENFQNS, encoded by the coding sequence ATGACTAAAGTTGGCCACATCTACCTAATTGACGACGATGAGTCGATGCGCACTTCTTTAAGTAGGATGTTGAAAGAGGTTGGATATATTGTTGAGGATTTTTCTTCTGCATTGACCTTTCTAGCCCATTCAATTCCAGTTTCTCCGGCGGTGATTTTGCTCGATATGCAAATGCCCGATATGACCGGAATTGATCTTCAGGAAAAATTGCTGCAGATGGGGCGTAAGACCCCGATTATTTTTGTCAGCGGCCAAAGTCACCCTCACCAGATTGTGAAGGGATTGAAAAAAGGCGCCCTGGATTTTCTATTTAAGCCATTCAATTTAGAAGACTTATTAAAAGCAGTTGCTGACGCTGTCGAATTTGATAAAAGACAACTCAAGCGCGTCTCCAAGGAAGTGGAGACCAAGAAAGACTACGCAACGCTCACCCCTAGGGAGAAAGAGGTTTGCTTCTGGCTAGTTAAGGGTTTGCTGAATAAGGATATCGCCGTGAAGTTAGGCACTACAGACGCGACGATTAAAGTGCATAAGGCTAGAGTGATGGACAAAATGCATGTTGAGTCTGTGCAAACTTTAGTGGCGAAATACCTAGAGTCCGATCTGGAGAACTTTCAAAATAGCTAG
- a CDS encoding RodZ family helix-turn-helix domain-containing protein, with protein sequence MNKSSNLPEIRKEAFTKAREKLRLSTKDLGGMACLSVRQIEQIENGEMGAFYGLQIKFTAAKKVANLLGMSDEEAFDYGPPPPSNIEVEKNSIEAPVPTPEPVKVSQVKVVEVVMADTAVAIEKPRERKANALASQKKVLLWLAVLAGLVFAVINLQTLFFADKPEEVIVIKEEVAEPEPAAPAADTSSATPITAVTAAVPATATPEASGACPAAEEPAVNYRPEIGRKSADMVYVQAKSKQVICVIDATGKIQNKSVEAGVGVSFYGKPPFKVLTAGLAQLDIYFQGSRVNSLNTNRKTVVLEAAEVVAPSADRTDSQSR encoded by the coding sequence GTGAATAAAAGCTCTAACCTCCCTGAGATTCGCAAGGAAGCCTTTACCAAGGCAAGGGAAAAGCTTCGTCTGAGTACAAAAGATCTTGGTGGAATGGCCTGTCTTTCTGTTCGCCAAATTGAGCAAATTGAAAATGGTGAAATGGGCGCTTTTTATGGTCTGCAAATTAAATTTACTGCAGCCAAGAAAGTAGCCAATCTCTTAGGAATGAGTGACGAAGAGGCTTTTGACTATGGGCCTCCACCTCCATCCAACATCGAAGTAGAAAAAAATTCAATAGAGGCTCCAGTGCCAACGCCGGAGCCTGTAAAGGTTTCTCAGGTCAAAGTGGTTGAAGTGGTGATGGCGGATACAGCGGTAGCTATTGAGAAACCAAGAGAGCGTAAGGCGAATGCATTGGCATCCCAAAAGAAAGTATTGCTTTGGTTAGCGGTACTTGCAGGATTGGTTTTTGCGGTAATCAATCTGCAGACATTATTTTTTGCAGATAAGCCAGAAGAAGTCATTGTTATTAAAGAAGAGGTGGCTGAGCCCGAGCCTGCCGCGCCGGCAGCTGATACCTCTAGTGCAACACCCATCACTGCCGTAACGGCGGCTGTGCCTGCTACAGCAACGCCTGAGGCATCAGGCGCATGTCCTGCCGCTGAAGAGCCTGCAGTCAACTATCGACCAGAAATTGGACGCAAGTCTGCCGATATGGTTTATGTGCAAGCCAAGTCAAAGCAGGTAATTTGTGTCATAGACGCCACCGGAAAGATTCAAAACAAGTCAGTTGAAGCTGGGGTAGGCGTATCTTTTTATGGCAAGCCACCCTTTAAGGTGCTGACCGCTGGTCTGGCTCAGTTGGATATTTATTTCCAGGGCTCTAGAGTTAACTCCCTCAATACCAATCGTAAAACTGTGGTGTTGGAAGCTGCTGAAGTGGTAGCTCCATCCGCTGATCGGACAGACTCTCAGTCTCGCTAA
- a CDS encoding P-II family nitrogen regulator, which yields MKLITSIIKPFKLDEVREALAEVGVTGLTVTEVKGFGRQKGHTELYRGAEYVVDFLPKVKVEVVVAGDRVDAAIEAITKAARTGKIGDGKIFVSPIEQAIRIRTGEINESAV from the coding sequence ATGAAGCTAATTACATCCATTATTAAACCGTTCAAACTCGACGAAGTTCGCGAAGCCTTGGCTGAAGTTGGCGTTACTGGCTTGACTGTTACTGAAGTTAAGGGATTTGGTCGCCAAAAAGGCCATACCGAACTCTATCGTGGCGCTGAGTACGTTGTTGACTTTTTACCAAAAGTAAAAGTAGAAGTCGTTGTCGCCGGTGATCGCGTTGATGCGGCTATCGAAGCAATTACGAAAGCAGCCCGTACCGGCAAGATTGGTGATGGCAAAATTTTTGTAAGCCCAATCGAGCAAGCGATCCGCATTCGCACAGGCGAAATAAACGAATCAGCAGTTTAA
- a CDS encoding NAD+ synthase → MSSQTIALAQINPLLGDLPGNAQLISQAAADAFAKGATVLVTPELSLTGYPPEDLLLRPAFIEAAERELSCLMLELKKFPGLTVIVGHPKKTNAGLQNFASVLRDGKVIAGYAKQELPNHEVFDEVRYFVPGNEACVFENAGIRYGLILCEDAWHAAPAKQAHAAGAQVLLVLNASPYHLQKEALRIEVLRKHIAITKMPLVYVNAVGGQDELVFDGGSFALNHAGDVVMAMPQFETGLGLVSVTASVDLEKGSVATPLSVEAQAYQALVLGVRDYVQKNGFPGVIIGLSGGVDSALVLAIAVDALGADKVRTVMMASRYTADISWIDAREMAKNLGVQYDEIPISEPVDALEKALAEQFKGLKVDATEENIQARVRGTLLMALSNKTGRLVLTTGNKSEMAVGYCTLYGDMAGGFAVIKDIAKTLVYRLCAYRNSIAPIIPERILTRAPSAELRPDQTDQDSLPSYEVLDGIVERYMEQNQSIAQIIAAGFDSESVEKVTRLIKLNEYKRRQAPPGVRVTTRAFGRDWRYPITSKFRA, encoded by the coding sequence GTGAGCTCACAAACCATCGCCTTAGCGCAAATCAACCCTCTTCTGGGTGATTTGCCTGGCAACGCGCAGCTCATCTCTCAAGCCGCCGCTGATGCATTCGCAAAAGGCGCAACGGTTTTAGTTACCCCAGAGCTATCGCTCACCGGTTACCCCCCAGAAGATTTATTACTACGCCCCGCTTTTATTGAAGCGGCTGAACGCGAGCTCAGTTGTTTAATGCTGGAGCTCAAGAAATTCCCAGGCCTGACTGTCATTGTTGGTCACCCTAAAAAAACCAATGCCGGCTTGCAAAACTTCGCCTCCGTATTGCGTGATGGCAAAGTGATCGCGGGTTATGCAAAACAAGAATTACCCAATCACGAAGTGTTTGATGAAGTGCGCTACTTCGTCCCAGGTAATGAAGCTTGTGTATTTGAAAACGCAGGTATTCGCTATGGCCTCATTCTATGTGAAGATGCGTGGCATGCCGCCCCTGCCAAGCAGGCTCATGCCGCAGGCGCGCAAGTGCTATTGGTTTTGAATGCATCCCCTTATCACTTACAAAAAGAAGCCTTACGCATCGAGGTGTTGCGCAAACATATTGCGATCACCAAAATGCCATTGGTGTACGTAAATGCTGTTGGCGGACAAGATGAGCTGGTGTTTGACGGCGGATCTTTCGCACTCAATCATGCGGGTGATGTTGTGATGGCAATGCCTCAGTTTGAAACTGGCTTAGGCCTTGTTTCAGTCACAGCAAGCGTTGATTTAGAAAAGGGTTCTGTTGCCACGCCTTTGAGCGTAGAAGCCCAAGCCTATCAAGCATTGGTTTTGGGTGTACGCGATTACGTGCAAAAGAATGGCTTCCCGGGCGTCATTATTGGTTTATCTGGCGGCGTCGATTCCGCTTTGGTACTCGCTATTGCAGTAGATGCCTTAGGGGCTGATAAAGTTCGCACCGTCATGATGGCCTCTCGTTATACCGCTGATATCTCCTGGATCGATGCCCGTGAAATGGCAAAAAATCTAGGCGTTCAATACGATGAAATCCCCATTAGTGAACCAGTCGACGCACTCGAAAAAGCCTTGGCTGAGCAGTTCAAGGGGTTAAAAGTCGATGCGACCGAAGAGAATATTCAGGCGCGGGTACGCGGCACCCTACTAATGGCGCTCTCCAATAAAACAGGTCGTCTAGTACTTACCACTGGCAATAAGAGTGAAATGGCTGTCGGCTACTGCACCCTTTACGGCGATATGGCGGGTGGTTTTGCAGTAATTAAGGATATCGCCAAGACCTTGGTCTATCGTCTCTGCGCTTACCGCAATAGCATTGCCCCCATTATTCCGGAGCGCATTTTGACCCGCGCCCCTTCCGCTGAATTGCGTCCCGATCAAACTGATCAAGATAGCCTCCCTTCGTACGAAGTGCTTGATGGCATTGTTGAGCGCTACATGGAGCAGAACCAATCCATTGCCCAGATCATTGCCGCTGGATTTGATTCTGAGAGTGTTGAAAAAGTCACACGCCTCATCAAGCTCAATGAATACAAACGTCGCCAAGCTCCCCCAGGAGTCCGGGTAACGACCCGAGCATTTGGCCGTGACTGGCGCTACCCTATCACCTCGAAATTTAGAGCATAA
- the ppa gene encoding inorganic diphosphatase, whose translation MSYDKVSPGKKIPEIFNVIIEIPMNADPVKYEVDKESGCLFVDRFMGTAMHYPCNYGYIPHTIAGDGDPVDVLVITPFALVPGSVVSCRAIGMLEMEDEGGQDAKLLAVPEDKILPIYKHLQKPEDVNELLLAQIQHFFEHYKDLEKGKWVKVKGWTGVAGAHKEILDGIEGYAKSQK comes from the coding sequence ATGAGTTACGACAAGGTCAGCCCAGGTAAAAAAATCCCAGAAATTTTCAACGTCATTATCGAGATCCCAATGAATGCGGATCCAGTGAAGTATGAAGTGGATAAAGAAAGTGGCTGCCTATTTGTGGATCGCTTCATGGGTACAGCAATGCACTATCCATGCAACTACGGTTACATCCCACACACGATTGCTGGTGACGGTGATCCGGTAGACGTTCTCGTAATCACGCCTTTCGCATTGGTGCCAGGCTCAGTGGTAAGCTGCCGCGCTATCGGCATGCTAGAAATGGAAGACGAAGGCGGTCAAGACGCGAAGTTATTAGCTGTTCCAGAAGACAAAATTTTGCCGATCTACAAGCATTTGCAAAAGCCAGAAGACGTCAATGAATTGCTCCTCGCCCAGATTCAGCACTTCTTCGAGCACTACAAAGATCTTGAAAAGGGTAAGTGGGTAAAAGTAAAAGGTTGGACTGGTGTTGCTGGTGCCCATAAAGAAATCTTGGACGGCATCGAAGGCTATGCCAAGTCACAGAAGTAA
- a CDS encoding BrnT family toxin, with the protein MAKSDLCQNSRNFNFAYVISIFIDPGLVVEKDQRWDYGEERFRALGKLEGRAFVVIYTKRPTAMRIISARRANRREVKRYEENNSR; encoded by the coding sequence ATGGCAAAAAGTGACTTGTGCCAGAACTCTCGAAATTTCAATTTTGCATATGTGATATCAATTTTTATAGATCCGGGATTGGTTGTGGAAAAAGACCAGCGCTGGGATTATGGTGAGGAGCGCTTCAGAGCCTTAGGTAAGTTAGAGGGAAGAGCGTTTGTGGTGATTTATACAAAGAGGCCAACTGCCATGAGGATTATTTCAGCGAGAAGAGCAAATCGTAGGGAGGTAAAGCGTTATGAAGAAAATAATTCGCGTTAG
- a CDS encoding DNA-binding transcriptional regulator translates to MKKIIRVSVDLNDPGSFPKGFVDKKLLDAATERLIKLHQHQDDAQAMLDAAKYARGVRERIGLSQQEFSNRIEVSLETIRNWEQGKRSPTGAAKALLKILDRAPEIALLALSI, encoded by the coding sequence ATGAAGAAAATAATTCGCGTTAGCGTAGACCTGAATGATCCAGGAAGTTTCCCCAAAGGATTTGTTGATAAAAAATTACTTGATGCCGCTACCGAGAGATTGATTAAGTTGCATCAGCATCAAGATGATGCGCAGGCGATGCTGGATGCAGCCAAATACGCGAGAGGGGTTCGCGAACGAATTGGCTTGTCTCAGCAGGAATTCTCCAATCGTATAGAGGTTTCTTTGGAGACTATTCGAAATTGGGAGCAGGGCAAGAGGAGTCCTACGGGCGCCGCCAAAGCTTTGCTGAAGATTCTGGATAGAGCCCCAGAAATTGCCTTGCTGGCCCTTAGTATCTAA
- the trxB gene encoding thioredoxin-disulfide reductase yields MTTNTPNHSKVLILGSGPAGYTAAVYAARANLNPTLITGIAQGGQLMTTTDVENWPADPDGVQGPELMDRFLKHAERFNTNIIFDHIHTAALTEKPIRLVGDSGTYTCDALIICTGASAQYIGLPSEEAFMGRGVSGCATCDGFFYRNQDVCVVGGGNTAVEEALYLTGIAKKVTVIHRRDKFRAEPILNDRLMAKVAEGKVELKLNSTLDEVLGDEKGVTGVRIKKQDGSTEDIAVTGAFIAIGHKPNTELFVGQLDMNNGYLKTHSGLEGNATATNIPGVFAAGDVQDHIYRQAITSAGTGCMAALDAQRYLETLA; encoded by the coding sequence ACTACAAATACCCCAAATCACTCAAAAGTCCTCATTCTTGGATCAGGCCCTGCTGGCTACACGGCCGCGGTATACGCTGCCCGTGCCAACTTGAACCCAACCCTCATTACTGGCATCGCCCAAGGCGGCCAATTAATGACCACCACTGATGTGGAAAACTGGCCTGCTGACCCAGATGGCGTTCAAGGCCCAGAACTCATGGATCGCTTTTTAAAGCATGCTGAGCGTTTTAATACCAACATCATTTTTGACCACATTCATACTGCGGCGTTGACAGAAAAGCCGATTCGTCTCGTGGGCGATTCCGGCACATACACCTGTGATGCTCTGATTATTTGTACTGGCGCTTCCGCTCAGTACATCGGCCTACCAAGCGAAGAAGCATTTATGGGTCGCGGCGTTTCTGGTTGCGCAACTTGCGATGGCTTCTTCTATCGTAATCAAGATGTGTGCGTAGTAGGCGGCGGCAACACTGCAGTTGAAGAAGCGCTCTACCTTACTGGCATCGCCAAGAAAGTAACTGTCATTCATCGTCGCGATAAGTTCCGTGCTGAGCCGATTCTGAATGACCGCCTCATGGCTAAAGTTGCTGAAGGCAAAGTAGAGTTGAAATTGAACTCCACTTTGGATGAAGTGCTTGGCGATGAAAAAGGAGTAACTGGCGTTCGCATTAAGAAACAAGATGGCAGCACAGAAGATATTGCCGTGACTGGCGCCTTTATTGCCATCGGCCACAAACCCAATACAGAGTTGTTTGTTGGGCAGCTAGATATGAACAACGGCTACCTCAAGACACACTCCGGCCTGGAAGGTAACGCTACCGCCACCAATATCCCAGGCGTATTTGCAGCTGGCGACGTGCAAGACCACATCTATCGCCAAGCCATCACCAGTGCTGGCACGGGCTGTATGGCAGCCTTGGATGCGCAACGTTACTTGGAAACTTTGGCCTAA